The Staphylococcus haemolyticus region CGTGCAGCAGCGATTGCATATGCCAAAGAAGGGGCAGACGTTGCAATTAACTATCTTCCAAGTGAAGAACAAGATGCTCAAGAAGTTAAAGCTGTCATTGAAAAGGCAGGACGTAAAGCTGTATTAATACCTGGAGATATTCGTGATGAACAATTTAACTATGATTTAGTTGAACAAGCGTATAAAGAATTAGGTGGTTTAGACAATGTAACATTAGTAGCAGGCCATCAACAGTATCACGATAAATTAGAAGAGTTCGATACACAATCTTTTAAAGAAACGTTTGAAACAAACGTATATCCAGTATTCTGGACAATTCAAAAAGCATTGGACTATTTACAACCTGGTGCATCAATCACTACAACATCATCCGTTCAAGGTTATAATCCAAATCCATTGATTCATGATTATGCAGCATCAAAAGCAGCGATTATTTCATTAACAAAAAGTTTCTCTGAGCAATTAGGGGAACAGGGTATTCGCGTTAATTGTGTTGCACCTGGTCCATTTTGGTCTCCACTTCAAATAACAGGTGGTCAACCACAATTAGCGATTCCCCAATTTGGTCAAGATACGCCATTAGGTAGAGCTGGACAACCTGTAGAGCTTTCAGGCACATATGTATTACTTGCTTCAGAGGAATCAAGTTATACGACTGGTCAAGTTTTTGGCGTCACAGGTGGCATCCAAATCAATTAAATATCTCAGAATATAAATCCAACGCAAGGGTTTCAAAAAAGACTCTTGCGTTTTTATGTTGAAAGGAGTGGATTACAGTGAAACACATTGATCCTAATCAACTATCAGATATCCAAAATTATAAACTATTAAGTGGTTCAATCATACCAAGGCCAATAGCATTTGTTACATCTTCTGATATCGAAGGAAATATAAATGCTGCGCCATTTAGTTTTTTTAATATAGTTAATAATGCGCCACCTATGATTGCTATTTCGGCACAGAGAGCAGGAGGAAAGCGTAAAGATACGGCAATTAATATAGAAAACGGCCAATCATTTGTTGTTCATGTTACAGATGAAGATAATGTTGAGGAAATTAATAAGACCGCTGCATCTATCAATCCTAAAGATAATGAACTTGATTTAACAGAACTCAACACCATCTCATCTGATCTGATTGATATTCCAGCTATAAAGGAAGCTAAAATTAGATTTGAATGTCAACTTGAACAAATGATTTTATTAGGCTCTGAAGATGATGGTGCTGATTTAATTATTGGAAAAATTGTTAAGTACCACATAAAAGATGATGTATATTTTGGTGATAGTAAAATTGATGCGAAACAATTAAAACCAGTAGCCCGTTTAGCAGGTAATGATTACGCTAAATTAGGTGAGCAATTTACAATTGAGCGTCCAAGTAATTGATAATTTAGACATTAACTATGGTTTTAATATGTAATTTTCATAAAATTTTATTGACGGTATGACAGTAATCTTGTAACTTTAATAATAAAATTATTTTTATAAAAGAAAGTAGGTTTAGTATGGAGGAACAAAGAAAAGGCAATGCATGGGCGTTACTTCCATTATTATTATTTATTGCATTGTTTTTAGGTGTAGGTACCATTACAGGTGATTTCACTAATATGCCTTTAAATGTAGCTATCACGATTACTGTTATTGTTGCTTTAATAATGAATAGGAAAGAAACATTTGCTAACAAAGTTGAAGTGTTTACAAAAGGAGCAGGTCATTCCAATATCATTTTAATGGTATTTATATTTATATTGGCTGGTGCTTTCTCAACTACCACTGAAAAAATGGGCGGTGTTGAATCAACAGTAAATCTAGGTTTATCATTGATACCTCAAAATTTAATCATCGTTGGATTATTTGTAATTTGTATGTTTGTGTCAATTTCAATGGGTACCTCTGTAGGTACAGTTGCTGCATTAGCACCTGTTGGATTTGGATTTGCGCAGGCAACTGATATTCCAGCAGCGTTAGCAATGGGTACTGTTGTAGGTGGTGCTATGTTTGGCGATAATTTATCGATGATTTCAGATACTACCATAGCTGCTGTTCGAACTCAAAAAACAAGAATGAAAGATAAATTTAAAGTGAATTTTTGGATTGTACTACCTGGAGCAATATTAACAATTATTGTCTTATTCTTCCTTACTAACGGTATCTCAATAGATCACTCTAAAAGCTATGATTATAATTTAATTAAGGTAATCCCTTATGTACTAGTATTAGTATTAGCGCTCGTAGGGGTAAATGTAATCATTGTATTAATCGGTGGTACGTTATTATCAGGTGCTATTGGCTTATTTGATGGTTTTTTTGGTTGGAAAGGATTACTAAATGCAGTATCAGAGGGTATTATAGGTATGGAAGACATTGCAATCATAGCAGTGTTAATTGGTGGTTTAGTTGGAATTATTCAACATAATGGTGGAATTGAATGGTTATTAAATTTTGTTCGTTCTAAAGTTACAACTAAACGTGGTGCTGAATTTGGTATTGCTGGTTTAGTGAGCGCAGCTGATATTGCAACAGCTAATAATACAATTTCAATTATTATGTCAGGTCCATTAGCCAAAAATATTGCAGATGAATATGATGTTGATCCACGTAAATCTGCAAGTTTATTAGATATATTTGCAGGGTGCTTTCAAGGTTTTTTACCTTATAGCCCACAAGTGATAGCTGCAGCTGGCGTTGCAAGTATATCACCATTTAGTGTAATGCCTTACTGCATTTATTCATTTTTATTAGGGATATGCGGCATTATAGCTATTATATTAAGATACCCTCGTGTTAAAGCTAAATCTTAAAGTAAAGACAAATAACAATAATAGACTTATAATTAGCATGTTTAATAAGAAAAATTAAAATAATTAAATATTTTAATAGTTCAAAGTTTGGAACTGTATTGAAATGCGTTAAAATAGATATAAGAGTGAAAGTAGGTGAAACAAGTGGCAAAGTATAATGTTGAGAATGAACATGTTGAAATTCATATCGAACGTTTATTAAAATACTCACCAGAATTAGTATACCAAGCTTGGACGGATGCTGATTTATTAAAACAGTGGTTTATGACATCTCAACGTACGAATAAGTCAATTGATGTAGATATGACTGAAAGTGGCTCATATCGCATAGTTGATTCACGTAATGGACGACAAAATATTATCCAAGGTACGTATCAAGAACTCGTTGACAATGAGTATATAAAAATGACAATTGGTATGCCTGAATTAAGTGATCAAGAGGATGTCATTGAAGTTGAATTTGAAGAGCGTGAAAACGGTGGCACACAAATGTTTTTCTTTTATCAGTCATTAGTTGAACGTGAACGACGCTTAACAACATTAGAATACAAACAAAAGAAAAAGGAATATCACGATTCTACTGTTCACGGATTAGAATTAATGTTTGATAAAATGCATCAAATACTTGAACAATATGTAGAAGACAATAATCTATTAAAATAAAAACTTAGGCCTTTGCGTGAATTCACGTTATCAGTCTAAACTGAGAAAATTTGATATCAATATTAACAAATATCTAGTTATTCTTACTAAGGTGGATACCCCAACAAGGAGAGTTTACAAAGACAATCTCCTTGTTGGGGTTTTGATGTGTTAATAATTAATCAGTACCGATATTTAGTTGCGATAAAGATTAACTGAGTTCACCGTTATCTTTACGTTCATTATATTTTCTGAGTAAAGTTTCAAAAAAGATATGATAACTAATAAAACTTGAATAGTCTGTACCATCGTATAAATAGAAAGTATTACTTGATACATAAACGTTATAGCTCGCTTTTTGGGCTAATGAATTATCTTTCATTGTTGTAACTGAGATAAAATATTTTTGGCGTAATTGAAGTAGGTTTGTAACGTCTGTGAGTTGGTGACTCTCACCAGATAGAGAAATAATAAAGAATAAATCTTCATCAATCGAACGATTCAGTACCATTTTTAACTCATGAACGTCATGTAACACGATAATATTTTTATGCATCGTTAATAATATTCGCTGAGCTTCGTCCGCAACATTTTTCTGTGCACGACCAGTACCATATAAGTAGACGGTAGACGCCTGGTTAAGTTTATCGGTAATCAAATTATAATCAATACGATCTAAATAGCTAAGTGTTGTCTCTATTTCCTGTTTAAAAGCATCCATCGAATCTTTAGGTAGTTGACTTAAATGTTCACTTTCAAATTTTAAATAGGATTTAAAGTCACTATAACCATCAAATCCTAACTTTCGTGTAAATCTATGAATGGTAGCGTTAGATGCATGAGTGTATTGTGAAAGTTCGTGTATCTTCAAAGTTTTACATTGATTTACGTGCGTGTTTACAAAGTGTGCAATTTGTAGGTCATTATCATTTAACTTGTCAAAATTGGCATTTACTTTTTCATCTAGTAGCACAAAGACACCTCTTATTCTTCCCTGAAAATATTTTCATGTATAGAAAACATAAACTTATTATACAAAATTATTTCAAAATCGGTCAACGTCATTGTATAAGTGTAAGCGTTTACTATAATAGATATTAAGAAAACGCTTTTATATGTACGATATATTTAAGTACAACATAGAAAGATTTGGGGGTTAAATTATGAACGCTATTAAACGTTTTGGGAGTGCAATGATTGTTCCCGTATTAATGTTTGCATTCTTTGGGATAGTATTAGGTTTTGCAACATTATTCAAAAATCCTACCATCATGGGTGGATTAGCAAATGATCATACATTTTGGTTTAAATTTTGGTCTGTAATTGAATCAGGTGGTTGGGTTATCTTCAATCATATGGAAATCGTATTTGTGGTTGGATTGCCTTTATCTCTAGCTAAGAAGGCCCCTGGTCATGCGGCTTTAGCTGCATTGATGGGCTATTTAATGTTTAATACCTTTATCAACGCTATTTTAACGCAATGGCCACATACATTTGGTGCTAATTTAGAAAAAGGTGTAGAAAATGTAACTGGATTAAAAGCGATTGCTGGTATTGAAACTTTAGATACTAATATTTTAGGTGGTATCATTATTTCTGCCATTGTGACATGGATACATAATCGTTTTTATAGTAAAAAATTACCAGAGATGTTAGGTGTATTCCAAGGTTTAACATTTGTTGTAACAATTTCATTCTTTGTTATGTTGCCAATAGCTGCAATTACTTGTGTCGTTTGGCCAACAATACAAAATGGTATTGAATCAATGCAACATTTCATTATCGCATCAGGCTACATCGGTGTTTGGTTGTATCATTTCTTAGAACGCGTGTTAATACCGACTGGTTTACATCACTTTATCTATGCACCAATTGAAGTAGGTCCGGTTGTTGCAAAAGACGGACTTAAAGCAGAATGGTTTAGACATTTAAATGAATTTGCTGAAAGTAGTAAACCGTTAAAAGAACAATTCCATTACGGTTTCATGTTACAAGGTAACGGTAAAGTGTTTGGTGCTATCGGTATCGCATTAGCAATGTATTCTACAACTCCTAAAGCTAATCGTAAAAAAGTTGCTGCGTTATTAGTACCAGCTACATTAACTGCGGTAGTTGTTGGTATTACTGAACCTTTAGAATTTACATTCTTATTTATCGCACCTTACTTATTTGTTATACATGCATTATTAGCAGCGACAATGGATACAATTATGTATGGTTTCGGTGTTGTTGGTAACATGGGCGGTGGATTACTTGATTTCATCGCGACGAACTGGATTCCGTTAGGACAAAATCACTGGCTAACTTATGTAGCTCAAGTTGTTATAGGATTGATTTTCTCAGGTATCTATTTCGTTGTATTCAGATATTTAATCTTGAAATTTGATATTCCATTACCTGGACGTCGAGCTGAAGAAGAAGTTAAATTATTCTCTAAAAAAGATTATAAAGAGAAAAAAGGCGATGGAAGTACTGACAATTCTGGATTCCAACCTAGCAATGAATATGAAGCGAAAGCACATTATTATTTAGAAGGATTAGGCGGAAAAGAAAATATTAAAGACGTTACTAATTGTACAACACGTTTACGCCTAACAGTTAATGATGAAACAAAAGTTGAAGATAGTGGATATTTCACTCATGAACAAATGTCGCACGGATTAGTTAAAAGCGGTAAAAATGTACAAGTCGTTGTTGGAATGACTGTGCCCCAAGTACGTGAAGCATTTGAACATTTAGTTTATGATGATAGTGATAAAAAATAATTAATCAATATAGAGTCTGTGACATTATGTTCATGGACAAGTGAAAAAGACAATTTCTAATGAAATAACATAGAAATTGTCTTTTTTTATAATTGTTTTAAAGATATGTAACTTGTTGAGATGCTATATTTCTTATAATTGATGCCAGTAATACAAATGTAAGTTTGCTTAACAAGACTTTATATTGAGAAACTACTATTTAAACAAAATAAAAAAATGAGAAAATACTATAAGTGTATCTTCTCAGATCAGTAAGTTAGAGCAAATTAGATATGTAGCTTTAAATATATTCAATTACAATCTCACGAATGTAACTAAGATATATTTGCTTTATGCATCGCACGTGTTTTATAAGATGCTGAAAGAATATCAATATTTCTACATGCAATAGTTTGTAGTAATTTACTAAACGTTTCAGGTGCACAACATACGCTTGCACAGTTGTTGTTTAAAGTATATTTAATTTCATAATTATTTGAGAAATAAGTCATAATATCAATGACTTTATCTTTTATGAATGCATCTTGGAGGCCATCAATTGCTAAGTCGAAACGTTTAGAAGCTTGATATGTTTGTTCAGTATCTAATAGCGTATTTAATCGTTTAGGAGATAAAATCTGATAAATTGAAAATTGGTAAAAACTAAAAAAACTAATGAAATATGGAAGTTGTTGCTTAGGTAAGCTAACTTCTAAAACTGGTATATCGTCGTGTTTGATTATTGAATATTGAAATGAATCGCAAAATTTAACGTCTTTACAGACTTTGATTAAATGTTTTCGAGTTGATCTAGATTTTAAACCTACAATGTTGATAATGTAAGTTTCAAATTTGTCTAACAACATGCAATGACCTCCTATATTTATTTAACGTATGTAAAAAGCATTTAGCTTTAAAGTTCCCTAATAAAGTACACCGTTCTTTTATACACACTGATTGTATCACTCTTTTTTGATATTATCACTAGGACTTTTGAATGAACTTCGATTTAATTATTTTGTAATATAAACGTAACGATAATTAACATGAAATAAATATGAAAATGTTGATTGTTTATTA contains the following coding sequences:
- a CDS encoding SDR family oxidoreductase, with translation MGAQDPRTKFKTSDYEKQEQELPGLQSELTPQPDCGETSYEGHNRLLDYKMLVTGGDSAIGRAAAIAYAKEGADVAINYLPSEEQDAQEVKAVIEKAGRKAVLIPGDIRDEQFNYDLVEQAYKELGGLDNVTLVAGHQQYHDKLEEFDTQSFKETFETNVYPVFWTIQKALDYLQPGASITTTSSVQGYNPNPLIHDYAASKAAIISLTKSFSEQLGEQGIRVNCVAPGPFWSPLQITGGQPQLAIPQFGQDTPLGRAGQPVELSGTYVLLASEESSYTTGQVFGVTGGIQIN
- a CDS encoding flavin reductase family protein, translated to MKHIDPNQLSDIQNYKLLSGSIIPRPIAFVTSSDIEGNINAAPFSFFNIVNNAPPMIAISAQRAGGKRKDTAINIENGQSFVVHVTDEDNVEEINKTAASINPKDNELDLTELNTISSDLIDIPAIKEAKIRFECQLEQMILLGSEDDGADLIIGKIVKYHIKDDVYFGDSKIDAKQLKPVARLAGNDYAKLGEQFTIERPSN
- a CDS encoding Na+/H+ antiporter NhaC family protein — its product is MEEQRKGNAWALLPLLLFIALFLGVGTITGDFTNMPLNVAITITVIVALIMNRKETFANKVEVFTKGAGHSNIILMVFIFILAGAFSTTTEKMGGVESTVNLGLSLIPQNLIIVGLFVICMFVSISMGTSVGTVAALAPVGFGFAQATDIPAALAMGTVVGGAMFGDNLSMISDTTIAAVRTQKTRMKDKFKVNFWIVLPGAILTIIVLFFLTNGISIDHSKSYDYNLIKVIPYVLVLVLALVGVNVIIVLIGGTLLSGAIGLFDGFFGWKGLLNAVSEGIIGMEDIAIIAVLIGGLVGIIQHNGGIEWLLNFVRSKVTTKRGAEFGIAGLVSAADIATANNTISIIMSGPLAKNIADEYDVDPRKSASLLDIFAGCFQGFLPYSPQVIAAAGVASISPFSVMPYCIYSFLLGICGIIAIILRYPRVKAKS
- a CDS encoding SRPBCC family protein — protein: MAKYNVENEHVEIHIERLLKYSPELVYQAWTDADLLKQWFMTSQRTNKSIDVDMTESGSYRIVDSRNGRQNIIQGTYQELVDNEYIKMTIGMPELSDQEDVIEVEFEERENGGTQMFFFYQSLVERERRLTTLEYKQKKKEYHDSTVHGLELMFDKMHQILEQYVEDNNLLK
- a CDS encoding MurR/RpiR family transcriptional regulator, producing MLLDEKVNANFDKLNDNDLQIAHFVNTHVNQCKTLKIHELSQYTHASNATIHRFTRKLGFDGYSDFKSYLKFESEHLSQLPKDSMDAFKQEIETTLSYLDRIDYNLITDKLNQASTVYLYGTGRAQKNVADEAQRILLTMHKNIIVLHDVHELKMVLNRSIDEDLFFIISLSGESHQLTDVTNLLQLRQKYFISVTTMKDNSLAQKASYNVYVSSNTFYLYDGTDYSSFISYHIFFETLLRKYNERKDNGELS
- a CDS encoding alpha-glucoside-specific PTS transporter subunit IIBC translates to MNAIKRFGSAMIVPVLMFAFFGIVLGFATLFKNPTIMGGLANDHTFWFKFWSVIESGGWVIFNHMEIVFVVGLPLSLAKKAPGHAALAALMGYLMFNTFINAILTQWPHTFGANLEKGVENVTGLKAIAGIETLDTNILGGIIISAIVTWIHNRFYSKKLPEMLGVFQGLTFVVTISFFVMLPIAAITCVVWPTIQNGIESMQHFIIASGYIGVWLYHFLERVLIPTGLHHFIYAPIEVGPVVAKDGLKAEWFRHLNEFAESSKPLKEQFHYGFMLQGNGKVFGAIGIALAMYSTTPKANRKKVAALLVPATLTAVVVGITEPLEFTFLFIAPYLFVIHALLAATMDTIMYGFGVVGNMGGGLLDFIATNWIPLGQNHWLTYVAQVVIGLIFSGIYFVVFRYLILKFDIPLPGRRAEEEVKLFSKKDYKEKKGDGSTDNSGFQPSNEYEAKAHYYLEGLGGKENIKDVTNCTTRLRLTVNDETKVEDSGYFTHEQMSHGLVKSGKNVQVVVGMTVPQVREAFEHLVYDDSDKK